From a region of the Thiorhodovibrio winogradskyi genome:
- the rpoD gene encoding RNA polymerase sigma factor RpoD, whose translation MDQEQHQASQLKQLIAKGKDQGFLTYSEVNDHLPDGIVEPEQIEDIVRMINDMGITVHETAPSEVDQLSDSAIADDEAAEAAAAALASVDSEFGRTTDPVRMYMREMGTVELLTREGELRIAKRIEEGLNQVLQALSLYPKTVGMLLELLEQVEREEIRITDVITGFDDGSDEIAQPVNKGAAKEANVAVDSASADHEGSEEEEAEVVDTGPDPEEFAQRAKALRDNYERLILCLHDYGRDDDRTRYARERVSEEFLGFKLVAGVFNDLIRILRQTIERIRAQERHIMGLCIDGARMPRKVFIDSFPDHETNADWLDQHLKSGAKYAARLGEYDEEIRRAQRRLMELEEENVLSIGEIKEINRKMSIGEAKARRAKKEMVEANLRLVISIAKKYTNRGLQFLDLIQEGNIGLMKAVDKFEYRRGYKFSTYATWWIRQAITRSIADQARTIRIPVHMIETINKLNRISRQMVQEMGREATPEELAERMEMPEDKVRKVLKIAKEPISMETPIGDDEDSHLGDFIEDSSVISPVDSATAEGLREATQNMLASLTSREAKVLRMRFGIDMNTDHTLEEVGKQFDVTRERIRQIEAKALRKLRHPTRSDKLRSFIESD comes from the coding sequence ATGGACCAGGAACAGCACCAGGCGTCGCAGTTGAAGCAGTTGATCGCTAAAGGCAAGGATCAGGGCTTTCTGACTTACTCCGAGGTCAATGACCATCTGCCGGACGGTATCGTCGAGCCTGAGCAGATCGAAGATATCGTTCGCATGATAAACGATATGGGTATTACCGTACATGAGACGGCGCCCTCCGAGGTCGACCAACTCAGCGATTCCGCGATCGCTGACGACGAAGCCGCCGAAGCCGCCGCGGCTGCACTCGCCTCGGTTGACAGCGAATTCGGTCGCACCACGGATCCTGTGCGCATGTACATGCGTGAAATGGGCACGGTTGAGTTGCTTACACGCGAGGGCGAATTACGCATTGCCAAGCGTATCGAGGAAGGTCTCAATCAGGTTCTGCAGGCGCTCTCCTTGTACCCAAAAACTGTCGGCATGCTGCTGGAACTTCTCGAGCAGGTTGAGCGCGAAGAAATCCGCATCACCGATGTTATTACCGGCTTTGACGACGGGAGCGACGAGATCGCCCAGCCCGTCAATAAAGGCGCGGCCAAGGAGGCCAATGTTGCCGTCGACAGTGCCAGCGCCGATCATGAAGGCAGCGAAGAAGAAGAGGCGGAGGTGGTCGATACCGGTCCCGATCCGGAAGAATTCGCCCAGCGCGCCAAGGCCTTGCGCGATAACTATGAGCGCCTGATTCTTTGCCTGCATGACTACGGCCGCGATGATGATCGCACCCGATATGCGCGCGAGCGGGTATCGGAAGAATTCCTCGGTTTCAAGCTTGTTGCTGGTGTTTTCAACGACCTGATCCGCATTCTGCGCCAGACCATTGAACGCATCCGTGCTCAAGAGCGCCACATCATGGGACTTTGCATTGATGGTGCCAGGATGCCGCGCAAGGTCTTTATCGATTCTTTCCCCGATCACGAGACCAACGCTGATTGGCTCGATCAACACCTGAAATCCGGCGCGAAATACGCCGCAAGGCTCGGCGAGTATGACGAGGAAATCCGTCGTGCTCAGCGCCGCCTGATGGAACTTGAGGAAGAAAACGTCCTCAGCATCGGTGAGATCAAGGAGATCAATCGCAAAATGTCCATCGGCGAGGCCAAGGCACGGCGCGCCAAGAAAGAAATGGTCGAGGCCAACCTGCGGCTGGTCATCTCTATTGCAAAGAAATACACCAACCGCGGCCTGCAGTTCCTGGATCTGATTCAGGAAGGCAATATCGGCCTAATGAAGGCTGTGGATAAGTTCGAATACCGCCGCGGCTACAAGTTTTCCACCTATGCCACCTGGTGGATTCGCCAGGCCATTACTCGCTCGATCGCCGATCAAGCACGCACCATCCGTATCCCAGTGCACATGATTGAGACCATCAACAAGCTCAACCGCATCTCTCGGCAGATGGTGCAGGAAATGGGACGCGAAGCCACTCCGGAGGAACTAGCCGAACGCATGGAAATGCCCGAGGACAAAGTGCGCAAGGTGCTCAAGATCGCAAAGGAGCCCATCTCCATGGAAACCCCGATCGGCGACGACGAGGACTCTCATCTCGGTGACTTCATTGAGGATTCCAGCGTCATCTCTCCGGTCGACTCCGCCACCGCCGAGGGCTTGCGCGAGGCCACCCAGAACATGCTCGCCAGTCTGACCTCACGTGAGGCCAAAGTTCTTCGCATGCGCTTCGGGATCGACATGAACACCGACCACACGCTTGAGGAAGTCGGCAAACAATTCGATGTCACCCGCGAGCGTATTCGCCAGATTGAAGCCAAGGCATTGCGGAAACTCCGCCACCCAACCCGCTCGGACAAACTGCGTAGCTTCATTGAATCCGACTGA
- a CDS encoding response regulator, translating to MKIRKPAIIADAEGQCPLREPSTAIPNSFSSTQLLARLSADAPSWRVMKRLEAASTPDETPKVGIAKPLPILPTQFNVSIPGISGIDLCERLKQDPATEDIPLIIPSTMSRPADKLRGFQCRAADYVASPFHKVELLARIGNQLKLVRMGEAIEARAEHQFDQLFEPGYTSEERPRRNSGGNSGRNSE from the coding sequence TTGAAGATCAGAAAGCCGGCCATCATAGCCGATGCGGAGGGTCAATGTCCGCTGCGCGAACCCTCAACAGCAATTCCAAATTCGTTTTCCAGCACCCAGTTGTTGGCCCGGTTATCAGCAGACGCGCCATCTTGGCGTGTCATGAAGCGGCTGGAAGCCGCTTCTACACCAGATGAAACACCTAAAGTTGGAATTGCTAAACCCCTACCCATCCTCCCCACTCAGTTCAACGTATCAATTCCCGGCATTAGCGGAATCGACCTGTGCGAACGGCTGAAGCAGGATCCAGCCACAGAGGACATTCCGCTTATCATTCCGAGCACCATGAGCAGGCCCGCCGACAAATTGCGGGGTTTTCAATGTAGGGCCGCAGACTATGTCGCTTCGCCTTTCCATAAAGTGGAATTGCTCGCGCGCATTGGCAATCAGCTCAAATTGGTCCGCATGGGCGAAGCAATTGAAGCCCGGGCCGAGCACCAGTTCGACCAGCTCTTCGAACCCGGATACACGTCCGAGGAGCGACCTAGAAGGAACTCTGGGGGGAACTCTGGGAGGAACTCAGAATAA
- the ychF gene encoding redox-regulated ATPase YchF, which produces MGFKCGIVGLPNVGKSTLFNALTKSGIAAENYPFCTIDPNVGVVPLPDERLDVIAGIVKPAKVVPTSMQFVDIAGLVAGASKGEGLGNQFLANIRETDAIAHVVRCFEDDDVVHVSGGVDPLRDMDIINTELALADMDSVEKALDRATRTAKTGDKAAAARRDLLERVVAHLNAGLPVRTLGLDADARAALRDLFLLTAKPVLYIANVAEDGFDNNPLLDRLAAQAASEGAETVAVCAAIEAEMVELDADSRAEFLADLGLKEPGLNRVVRAGYRLLGLETYFTAGPKEARAWTIPHGATAPQAAGVIHSDFERGFIRAEVIAYEDFVKYKGEQGAKDAGRLRSEGKEYIVKDGDVVHFRFNV; this is translated from the coding sequence ATGGGTTTCAAATGCGGCATCGTTGGCCTGCCAAATGTGGGCAAGTCGACGCTTTTCAATGCACTGACCAAATCCGGCATCGCGGCCGAGAATTATCCCTTCTGCACCATCGACCCCAATGTCGGCGTGGTGCCCCTGCCAGACGAGCGCCTGGATGTGATCGCCGGCATCGTCAAGCCGGCCAAGGTGGTGCCAACCAGTATGCAGTTCGTCGATATCGCCGGGTTGGTGGCCGGCGCCTCCAAAGGCGAGGGGCTGGGCAATCAGTTTCTCGCCAACATCCGCGAGACTGATGCCATCGCCCATGTGGTGCGCTGCTTCGAGGACGATGACGTGGTGCATGTCTCGGGTGGTGTCGATCCGCTGCGCGATATGGACATCATCAACACCGAACTGGCCCTGGCTGATATGGACTCGGTCGAAAAGGCACTCGACCGGGCGACGCGAACAGCTAAGACCGGCGACAAAGCAGCCGCCGCGCGCCGCGATCTGCTCGAGCGAGTGGTGGCGCATCTCAACGCGGGGTTGCCGGTGCGCACCCTGGGGTTGGACGCGGACGCGCGCGCGGCCCTGCGCGACCTCTTCCTGCTCACCGCCAAGCCGGTGCTCTACATTGCTAACGTGGCCGAGGATGGGTTCGACAACAACCCGCTGCTTGATCGCCTGGCGGCGCAGGCCGCGAGCGAAGGCGCCGAGACGGTCGCTGTCTGCGCCGCGATCGAGGCCGAGATGGTTGAGCTTGATGCCGACAGCCGCGCCGAGTTCCTGGCCGATCTCGGCTTGAAAGAACCCGGTCTGAACCGAGTGGTGCGCGCCGGCTACCGACTGCTGGGACTGGAGACCTACTTTACCGCTGGCCCCAAGGAGGCACGCGCCTGGACGATCCCGCATGGCGCCACCGCCCCGCAAGCCGCCGGCGTCATACACAGCGACTTCGAGCGCGGCTTCATCCGCGCCGAGGTCATCGCCTACGAGGATTTCGTCAAGTACAAAGGCGAGCAGGGCGCCAAGGATGCGGGCCGGCTGCGCTCCGAGGGCAAGGAGTACATCGTGAAGGATGGCGATGTGGTGCATTTCCGCTTCAACGTCTGA
- a CDS encoding DNA methyltransferase translates to MRLTWTEIRTRAAAFARDWAGQGYEKGQTQLFYRDLFDVFGVPVRRVASFEEPVRKLGQKRGYIDLFWKGVLLVEQKSLGRDLTPAKEQAFSYFPGLKDVELPRYLLLSDFQSFELYDLEEDEQASFTLAELPEHVEKLGFILGVQKRRFKDQDPVNILASELLGRLHDALKAGGYLGHDLELFLVRLVFCLFADDTGIFEPRDSFQDCIEQRTREDGSDIGVLISSLFQLLNTPPEQRAPYLDADLARFPYVNGELFREPVLIPFFNAAMRQRLLEACAFDWSKISPAIFGSLFQSVMDRDERRRQGAHYTTEQNILKVIAPLFLDDLRAELDALKARRDTHRRKLLQAFQRRLGEMTFFDPACGCGNFLIITYRELRLLEIEVIRELRADSLASGQQELDAAELSLLDVDQFHGIEILEFPARIAETALWMMDHIMNTRLSLEFGQSYVRIPLRAAPRILNADALEMDWAEFLPPARCHILLGNPPFVGAKYQSAVQRAQVRRIAALGQSGGTLDYVSAWFLTAAEYLQAVPPRNRPRIGPRIGFVATNSVIQGEQVAQLWPRLFARGLEIAFAHRTFAWGSDARGKAHVHVVILGLTRSNEAPVRKRLFDYPDIKGEPHESALKALSPYLSDAGSLKDPHLVVRETPAPINGLPKLIIGSKPIDGGHYILSAAERAELLAAEPEAEPLLRPYIGSQEFLNGGERWILALQRVEPALLKRLPRVRERVAAVRAFRQQSKSKPTQQLAETPLLYHVNVIPTTPFLVIPEVSSERRDYVPIGWLEPPVIPSNLVRILEGATLPLFALLTSAMHMSWLRRIGGRLESRYRYSIGMVYNTFPLPQVGQDSLVKLEPLARAVLDARDEYPTATLADLYDSIGMPTRLRRAHQALDRAVDLLYRSGGFASERERVEHLLGRYEEMLHGG, encoded by the coding sequence ATGCGCCTGACCTGGACCGAAATTCGCACCCGCGCCGCCGCCTTCGCGCGTGACTGGGCCGGGCAGGGCTATGAGAAGGGCCAGACCCAGCTTTTCTATCGCGATCTGTTCGATGTGTTCGGCGTGCCGGTGCGGCGGGTGGCGAGCTTCGAGGAGCCGGTGCGCAAGCTCGGCCAGAAGCGCGGCTACATTGATCTGTTCTGGAAAGGTGTACTGCTGGTTGAGCAAAAAAGCCTGGGGCGGGATCTCACACCCGCCAAGGAGCAGGCATTCAGCTACTTTCCCGGTCTGAAGGATGTCGAGCTGCCGCGCTACCTGCTGCTAAGCGACTTCCAGAGTTTCGAGCTGTACGATCTGGAAGAAGACGAGCAGGCCAGCTTCACCCTGGCCGAGCTGCCCGAGCATGTCGAGAAGCTCGGCTTTATCCTGGGCGTGCAAAAGCGCCGCTTCAAGGATCAGGATCCGGTCAATATCCTCGCCTCCGAGCTGCTCGGGCGACTGCACGATGCACTCAAGGCGGGAGGCTACCTTGGCCATGATCTGGAATTGTTTTTGGTGCGGCTGGTGTTCTGTCTGTTCGCCGACGATACCGGCATTTTCGAGCCACGCGACAGCTTTCAGGATTGCATTGAGCAGCGAACCCGCGAAGACGGCAGCGACATAGGCGTGTTGATCAGCAGCCTGTTTCAGCTGCTCAACACCCCGCCCGAGCAGCGCGCGCCCTATCTGGATGCCGATCTGGCGCGCTTTCCCTACGTTAATGGCGAGCTGTTTCGTGAACCCGTCCTGATTCCCTTTTTCAATGCCGCCATGCGCCAACGGCTGCTCGAGGCCTGCGCCTTCGACTGGTCGAAAATCTCACCGGCCATTTTCGGCTCCCTGTTTCAGTCGGTGATGGACAGGGACGAACGCCGGCGCCAGGGCGCGCACTACACCACCGAGCAAAATATTCTCAAGGTCATAGCGCCGCTGTTTCTCGACGATCTGCGCGCCGAGCTTGACGCACTCAAGGCGCGTCGGGATACCCACAGGCGCAAGCTGCTGCAGGCATTCCAGCGCCGGCTGGGTGAGATGACCTTTTTCGACCCTGCCTGCGGCTGCGGAAACTTTTTGATTATCACCTATCGCGAACTGCGGCTGTTGGAGATCGAAGTGATCCGCGAGCTGCGTGCCGACAGCCTCGCCAGCGGTCAGCAGGAGCTGGATGCCGCCGAGCTGTCCCTGCTCGATGTCGATCAGTTCCACGGCATCGAGATTTTGGAGTTCCCGGCGCGCATCGCCGAGACGGCGCTCTGGATGATGGATCACATCATGAACACCAGGCTCAGCCTGGAATTCGGCCAGAGCTATGTGCGCATCCCGCTGCGCGCCGCCCCGCGGATTCTCAATGCCGATGCACTCGAAATGGACTGGGCCGAGTTCCTGCCGCCCGCGCGTTGCCATATTCTGCTCGGCAATCCGCCCTTTGTTGGCGCCAAATACCAGAGCGCCGTGCAGCGCGCCCAGGTCAGGCGCATCGCCGCCTTGGGGCAGTCCGGCGGCACGCTGGATTATGTGAGCGCCTGGTTTCTCACCGCCGCTGAGTATCTGCAGGCTGTTCCGCCACGCAACCGCCCGCGCATCGGCCCGCGCATCGGATTCGTGGCGACCAATTCGGTGATTCAGGGTGAACAGGTTGCCCAACTCTGGCCCCGGCTGTTCGCGCGCGGGCTGGAGATCGCCTTTGCCCATCGCACCTTTGCCTGGGGCTCGGACGCGCGCGGCAAGGCCCATGTGCATGTGGTGATCCTCGGGCTCACGCGCAGCAATGAGGCGCCCGTGCGCAAACGGCTGTTCGACTATCCAGACATCAAAGGGGAGCCGCATGAAAGCGCGCTCAAGGCGCTGTCGCCTTATCTGTCCGACGCCGGCAGCCTCAAAGACCCCCATCTGGTGGTGCGCGAGACACCCGCGCCCATCAACGGCCTGCCGAAGCTGATCATTGGCTCCAAACCCATCGACGGCGGGCATTACATCCTGAGCGCCGCCGAGCGCGCCGAACTGCTGGCCGCCGAGCCCGAGGCCGAGCCCCTGTTGCGACCCTACATCGGCAGCCAGGAGTTCCTCAACGGAGGTGAGCGTTGGATTCTGGCCCTGCAACGGGTCGAGCCGGCGCTGCTCAAGCGCCTGCCCAGGGTGCGCGAGCGCGTCGCCGCCGTGCGCGCCTTTCGCCAGCAAAGCAAGAGCAAGCCGACGCAACAACTCGCCGAGACGCCGCTGCTTTATCATGTGAATGTCATCCCCACCACGCCCTTTCTGGTCATCCCGGAAGTCAGCTCCGAGCGGCGCGACTATGTCCCCATCGGCTGGTTGGAGCCGCCGGTCATCCCAAGCAATCTGGTGCGCATTCTCGAAGGCGCGACCCTGCCGCTGTTCGCGCTTCTGACCTCGGCCATGCACATGAGCTGGCTGCGCCGCATCGGCGGGCGACTGGAAAGTCGTTACCGCTATTCCATCGGCATGGTGTACAACACCTTCCCGTTGCCCCAGGTCGGTCAGGACAGCCTGGTGAAACTCGAGCCCCTGGCGCGGGCGGTGCTGGATGCGCGCGACGAGTATCCCACCGCCACGCTGGCCGATCTTTATGACAGCATCGGCATGCCCACAAGGCTGCGCCGCGCGCATCAAGCGCTCGACCGCGCGGTCGACCTGCTTTATCGCAGCGGCGGTTTCGCCAGCGAGCGCGAGCGGGTGGAGCATTTGCTGGGACGCTACGAGGAGATGCTGCATGGCGGCTGA